The following is a genomic window from Moorella sp. Hama-1.
GTAAGCACCTCTTTGACAATCGCTACGGCACCGGGCAGTCCACCTGGGACGGGATCATGCGCAATACCAACCTGACGGTCTGCGGCAAGACCGTGGTCGTAGCTGGCTACGGCTGGTGCGGTAAGGGCGTGGCCATGCGGGCCAGGGGTCTGGGGGCCAGGGTGATTGTTACTGAGGTCAACCCCATTGCCGCCAACGAGGCCCTCATGGACGGCTTCCAGGTCATGCCCATGATCGAAGCGGCCCGGTACGGCGATTTCTTCATTACCGTTACCGGCTGTAAGGATGTCATCCGCGGCGAGCACTACGCCGTCATGAAGGACGGGGCCATCCTGGCCAACGCCGGTCATTTCGACGTGGAAATTAATAAACCGGAACTCCTGGCCCTGTCCCGCAGCCACCGGGTCGCCCGCCGCAACATCGAGGAGTTTGTCCTGGAAGACGGCCGGCGCATTTACCTCCTGGCCGAGGGGCGCCTGGTGAATATCGCTGCTGCCGACGGGCACCCGGCGGAAATCATGGACCTCACCTTCGCCCTCCAGGCCCTTTCCCTGGACTACTTATTAAAGAACGCCGGGCAGCTGCCCGCCAGGGTCCTGCCGGTTACCGAAGAAATCGACCGCCTGGTAGCTACCTTACGCCTGCGCTCCCTGGGTGTAGCCATCGACACCCTGACGGACGAACAAGAACGTTATCTGGCCAGCTGGCGCCACTGAACTCAAGGGGGACTAAAAGTTGTTGACAGAAGCCCGGCGCCAGGAGGTACTGGAACTGGCGCGACAGTTGCTACGGCTACCCAGCCTTTCCGGCCAGGAAGAAAGGGTGGCCAGGGCCATCCAGGAACGGATGGTGGACCTGGGGTATGACGAAGCCCGGATAGACAGGCTGGGGAACGTAATCGGCATTATCCGCGGCCGGCGGCCTGGTCCCTGCCTGCTCTTTGACGGCCATATGGATACGGTGGACGCAACAGGTGCAGATTGGCAGCAAGACCCCTTCGGCGGTGAGGTGCAGGGCGGCCGGCTTTACGGCCGCGGCGCTTCTGATATGAAGGGCGCCCTGGCGGCCATGGTGGCCGCCGCCGGTTTTTTTGCCTGCGATCGCGATCGGGGCTTTGCCGGCACCCTGGCAGTGGCCGGCACCGTCCACGAGGAATGCTTTGAAGGGGTAGCGGCCCGGGAGGTTTTCCAGGCCGTTCGGCCGGACTATGTGATCCTTGGTGAGGCTTCGGAGCTGAAAATCAAGCGCGGCCAACGGGGCCGGGCGGAGATCGTCATCACCGCCCGGGGCCGGTCGGCCCACTCCTCTAATCCCGGTGCCGGGAACAACGCCGTTTACCAGATGGTCGAGGTCATCCCCCGGTTGCAGCGGCTGGAACCACCCGTCCACCCGGTGCTGGGGCCGGGCATTATGGAACTGACGGATATTATTTCTACACCTTACCCCGGGGCCTCGGTGGTACCTGACGGCTGCCGGGTGACCTTTGACCGGCGCCTGCTGGTGGGGGAGACGCGGGCGAGTGTCCTGGCGCCTATCAAGGGCGTCCTGCAAGAGCTGGCAGCTACCTACCCCGGTTTTCAGGGGGAAGCCGCCTTCGCCCGGGGCGAGGGGAAATGCTACACCGGGGCCACCATCACCAGCGAGCGGTTTTACCCCGGCTGGCTGCTGCCGGACGACCACGAACTGGTCCAGCAGGCCCGGCGGGGCCTGGCGGCCGCGGGCCTGGAGCCGGTTTTGAGCCATTACTCCTTCTGCACCAACGGTAGTTTTTACGCCGGCGAGGCCGGGGTGCCGACTATCGGTTTCGGCCCCTCCCGGGAGGACCAGGCCCATGTGGTGGATGAATATATTGAGCTGGAACAACTTTGGGCCGCGGCAGCCGGCTATTACGCCCTGGCAGGGGCTGTGTTAAGCCATTAAAAAACATGCTCTACACCCCACAACGGGGAACTTTTTACCTCCCGGCGGCGTCTTATTATCCCACATTCCGCACCTCTGGATATAGTTACCAACATTTTTGGGGGGCCTTAAAAAATATTCCTACCCACCACCGCTAGGTGGGAAAAGGTAGATTTCCTTACCGAACCCCGCGAGTTCAAGGGCTCTAATCACCTCCGTACCGTGGTAATTGATTAACGCCCTGTCCGGACCTTGTTTAACTACCAGGAGATAATCAAACATCTCCAGGAGTGCCCGGGCCGTAGGGTTAGTACTTTTCCTCTTGCCCGGCAGGATTAAAGGAGCCTCTTGTTGCTCCAGATTTTTTCTAACCCGATACTCCAGGTAAGCTGCCACCAGAAGGGCTAACTGAAAGACGAAGGACATGGCTTCTACCCGGTCCTTGTTTTTGAGAAAGATAGGCCCCAGGAGGACCGGCTGTTTAAGAAAACGGAACTGCCTCTCGACAGCGTTCTGTTCCTTATACTCCTTGAGCACTTCCCCGTCGGGGTAGGCTGCGGTATCCATGAGATTGGTAATAAGGACGAAGGTGGAAGCCAGGTCCTTCTCCTGGGCCATTGCTTCCGGATCTTCATCTACCTGGATGTAGGCATGGTAAACAACTGTGTTCTGGGGCTGCTCTTCTTTCTTGGGCCGCCCCCGTTTGGCATAGCTGCTCTCTATCTCTTCAGTAACTGTACCCTTGAAGATGAAAGGTTGGTGGCGGTATTCCTGGCAGAAGAGCTCTATGGCTTTCCTGGCATCGGCATCACAGGCGAAGGGACGCCGGGAGAGTTCCCGGGCGGCCTTTGCTAAAGTTTCCTTTTGCTTGGCCCACTTTTTTAAGAGGCTCTTCTCTTTGCGTTTATCCAAGGTCGTGGAGTGAACTACGATTAACCGGAAGTCCTTGCCGTCTATTTCCCGGACAAAGCTCTGGCTTTTATACCTGGCGGCGTCTTCCTTCTGGCTTAAATTCCCGATCTCCTGCCAGGCGCCGGTGTGAAAGGCCTCGGCTTTGATCTCCTTGTTAAGGCCAAAGTTCTCCGGTAACAGGGAGATGAATTGGAGGGCTGGTTTGTTTTCTTCCTCCTGGACCAGCAGCGCCAGGTTATCCTTGGTTACCAGGGCGCAGTCCGCCACAAAGATGATCTCTTTAAGCTTTGCCGGGCTGAAGTTTTGCACCAATTCCTCAATAACCTGAGGATACCAGGACTTATCACTCGTATTGCCGTCCAGGCTCTGACCTAAAATGGGTAACCCGTCCTTGTTTACGGTTAAACCGATGAGAAACTGCTTGAGGTCGGGGCGATGATCTTTGCTAAAACCGAAGGTGATATCTAAATCTCCTTCACCCTCATAGGCTCCCTGCACGGAAATGGAGGTAGTATCGACGTGGATGCCTTCGATAGGCACGTTGTGAGTTGCGGCGGCAGTTAAGGCAATGCTGGAGAACAACTTCTTTAACTGGCCGCTGGCGAAGAGTTTATCCAGGGCCCGACCCAAGGCGTCGTCGTTAAAATCTTCAGCCCGGATCTGTTGCTCAGTTCCAAACAAGACCTCCAGGTCCTGGTTCTCAAAAAAGCGCTCGACATGATAAAGGGCCTCCCGGTCTACTAGGAGATTAATGATCAGCGCCTTAACCCGAGTGCCCGGGGAAAGATGGCACTGGACCGGGTCCCATTCGACTACGGCATCAATGATTTCTGTTATCTTTAGGACGTCACATAGCCTGGCGATCAGGGCTGCGGGACCGGCCCGGAAGAAGCGCATATTATCGATGGCTACGGGCATCGAACATTCCTCCAGAATTCTCTTGGAGAAATGATTCGACATGGAATTAGTAATTCCTGGTTAGAAGATTCTCTCTACTTTTATTTTCTTCTGCACCTAAAAATCATTTTTAGTTGCTCACAGGGTGCGGAATGTGAGTTATTATATAAGAGCTGCGAATAATATGTTAGCGATGCCGGTCGGGAGGGGAAAGGATGACCAGGAGCACCGCCATTGTCATGACCTTAGCTGTGTTCGGGGTGATGGTTTTCCTGTCGCTGATGGGACATTTCCTGCCCTGAGGAGCGGCGCCGGCTTTCAGGCCGGCGCCGTTGCCGTTTCCAGATAGGTGAGGGTACAGGCTTCCGCATCCAGGCAGGCGTGAATACCCAGGGGCAGGGTGACCTGATGGGTGATGTGCCCGGCTGGCAGGCCGTAGAAGCAGGGCCGGCCCGTGGGTCGCAACCGGGCAGTGATTACCTCCCGGGCGGCTGCTTCCGGGGAAAGATCCTGGCTCCAGATGGGAGACGGGTTAGAAGGATTGGTCGTAGCGGGAGCAGGCCCCGGCGCCTGCCGGGGGGGATCAGTACGCCCCACGCAGTGGCCGCAGACGATACCGGCCGCCTCGTATAGTTTTCCGGCCAGGTGCAGCTGGGTTAGCATCCGGTCCAGACGGTAGGGGGCTTCGTCGACCTCCTCCAGGAAGAGGATCTTGCCCCGGGTATCAATCTCATAGGGCGTCCCCAAGGTGGCCACCACCAGGGAAAGGTTGCCGCCGGTGACGATCCCCCGGGCCTGGCCCGGGTTGATGGTCACCGCTGCCGGCATGCCCGGCGCCGTGGGGATGGGGCCGGGGGGTTCCGTGGCCGTCAAGGTGCGGAGCAGGGACTCCGCCGTATAGGGAGAAGGCGTTTGACAGCCCAGCTCCGGGTAGATCATGGGGCCGTGGAAGGTTACCAGACCGGTCTTTTTATTAATGGCCAGGTGCAGGGCGGTAATATCGCTGTAGCCTACCAGGATCTTCGGGTGGGCGGCGATAAGACCGTAGTCCAAATAGGCCAGGAGCCGGAGGCTGCCATACCCGCCCCGGAGGCAGACAATGGCCTGCACTTCCGGGTCGCGGAACATCCTATGCAGGTCGGCCAGGCGCCGGTCGTCGCTGCCCGCCAGGTACCCGTTAACCTCATTTATATGATCACCGGTACGTATCCGGTAGCCCCTTTGGCGCCAGAAATCCAGGCCCCGTTCCAGGTACCCAGGGTCGGGCAGGGGACTGGCCGGGGCGATGATTCCTACAGTAGCGCCCTTTTGCAGGGCTGGCGGCTTTAAGGTCACTTAAATCCCCCCCTATTGTATATTTACAAATGGTTGAGGCCGCTAACGTGCACGATGGTGGCTGAGAATGGCGGCACGGGGACAACATGGACGCGCCAGCGACCCACCAGTGAATGCTATGGTACTTTCTTTAAATATATGTGCTTTTAAAATGAAAGACGGCAGGGGTTTCCTGCCGTCCGGTGGGCCGTACTAAGGCCTGGCTAAAGAACTTACTTACGGGTGATACCGTCACTGGTTTTCCCGGCCGAACCCTTGGCGACAAAGGTCTTGCAGCATGTCTCGGTCGAAGAATTTACGGGTGTGGGCGATATGGTCCCCGACATGGGGGCATCAACATTCTGGGCCTGGGACTTGCTCATGGAATCCGAGGTAACGAGAATCTGTGAGGCATCGCAGATGTTGCCGCTGGACCAGTAGTGGCAGTTATTGACGCTACAACTTATTTTCGGCATAGGTTTGCCAGCACCTCCATAAATTTGTTTAATCCCTTTCTAAAATATCCCCCGTTAAAGAGAGTTTTATGTACAGGAACCATGGCGAGAAAAATTCGTCCTGGCGGGTTATACTATGTGTGAAGTTTTTGTGAAGTTCCTTGACATAGAGGCAGAGCTAAAGTAAGATCACCCCAGAGAGATACAGGCTGGGGGTATATGAGGGAGCTTGTGCAAGCTGGCGTTGGCACCTGGCGTTGGGACCGGTGACAATTACGTATAAAGACTGTACCGGCGGCCTTTGACC
Proteins encoded in this region:
- a CDS encoding adenosylhomocysteinase — protein: MPESIIRDPGLASAGRLKIDWVRNNMPILNEIRREFEERRPFAGQRVAICLHLEAKTAYLAEVIQAGGAEVAICGSNPLSTQDDVCAGLAGKGVNVYARHGCTDEEYNFFLHKVLDTRPRLVIDDGGDLVHLLHTGRRELLPEVIGGAEETTTGILRLKAMEAEGALAFPMVAVNNGDCKHLFDNRYGTGQSTWDGIMRNTNLTVCGKTVVVAGYGWCGKGVAMRARGLGARVIVTEVNPIAANEALMDGFQVMPMIEAARYGDFFITVTGCKDVIRGEHYAVMKDGAILANAGHFDVEINKPELLALSRSHRVARRNIEEFVLEDGRRIYLLAEGRLVNIAAADGHPAEIMDLTFALQALSLDYLLKNAGQLPARVLPVTEEIDRLVATLRLRSLGVAIDTLTDEQERYLASWRH
- a CDS encoding YgeY family selenium metabolism-linked hydrolase: MLTEARRQEVLELARQLLRLPSLSGQEERVARAIQERMVDLGYDEARIDRLGNVIGIIRGRRPGPCLLFDGHMDTVDATGADWQQDPFGGEVQGGRLYGRGASDMKGALAAMVAAAGFFACDRDRGFAGTLAVAGTVHEECFEGVAAREVFQAVRPDYVILGEASELKIKRGQRGRAEIVITARGRSAHSSNPGAGNNAVYQMVEVIPRLQRLEPPVHPVLGPGIMELTDIISTPYPGASVVPDGCRVTFDRRLLVGETRASVLAPIKGVLQELAATYPGFQGEAAFARGEGKCYTGATITSERFYPGWLLPDDHELVQQARRGLAAAGLEPVLSHYSFCTNGSFYAGEAGVPTIGFGPSREDQAHVVDEYIELEQLWAAAAGYYALAGAVLSH
- a CDS encoding IS1634 family transposase, which translates into the protein MPVAIDNMRFFRAGPAALIARLCDVLKITEIIDAVVEWDPVQCHLSPGTRVKALIINLLVDREALYHVERFFENQDLEVLFGTEQQIRAEDFNDDALGRALDKLFASGQLKKLFSSIALTAAATHNVPIEGIHVDTTSISVQGAYEGEGDLDITFGFSKDHRPDLKQFLIGLTVNKDGLPILGQSLDGNTSDKSWYPQVIEELVQNFSPAKLKEIIFVADCALVTKDNLALLVQEEENKPALQFISLLPENFGLNKEIKAEAFHTGAWQEIGNLSQKEDAARYKSQSFVREIDGKDFRLIVVHSTTLDKRKEKSLLKKWAKQKETLAKAARELSRRPFACDADARKAIELFCQEYRHQPFIFKGTVTEEIESSYAKRGRPKKEEQPQNTVVYHAYIQVDEDPEAMAQEKDLASTFVLITNLMDTAAYPDGEVLKEYKEQNAVERQFRFLKQPVLLGPIFLKNKDRVEAMSFVFQLALLVAAYLEYRVRKNLEQQEAPLILPGKRKSTNPTARALLEMFDYLLVVKQGPDRALINYHGTEVIRALELAGFGKEIYLFPPSGGG
- a CDS encoding S66 peptidase family protein; its protein translation is MTLKPPALQKGATVGIIAPASPLPDPGYLERGLDFWRQRGYRIRTGDHINEVNGYLAGSDDRRLADLHRMFRDPEVQAIVCLRGGYGSLRLLAYLDYGLIAAHPKILVGYSDITALHLAINKKTGLVTFHGPMIYPELGCQTPSPYTAESLLRTLTATEPPGPIPTAPGMPAAVTINPGQARGIVTGGNLSLVVATLGTPYEIDTRGKILFLEEVDEAPYRLDRMLTQLHLAGKLYEAAGIVCGHCVGRTDPPRQAPGPAPATTNPSNPSPIWSQDLSPEAAAREVITARLRPTGRPCFYGLPAGHITHQVTLPLGIHACLDAEACTLTYLETATAPA
- a CDS encoding DUF1540 domain-containing protein, producing MPKISCSVNNCHYWSSGNICDASQILVTSDSMSKSQAQNVDAPMSGTISPTPVNSSTETCCKTFVAKGSAGKTSDGITRK